The genomic window CAGTGTGTCCGCCGTGCTTCTTGAAGATGCGCGTCAGCGAGAACTCACCCAAACGATGGCCCACCATGTTTTCCGTCACGAAGACGGAGTTGAAAATCTTTCCGTTATGCACCAGGAACGTGTGCCCCACGAAATCGGGCGTGATCATCGACCGCCGCGACCAGGTCTTGATCGCTTTTTTGGAACCTGAAGAATTTTGCTTCTCCACTTTTTCCATCAGATGGCCGTCCACGAACGGTCCTTTTTTTAAGCTGCGTGCCATAACTCGTTTCCGTTATTTCTTTTTACGTTCCAAAATGAATTTATCCGTCGGCTTGTGCTTCTGGCGGGTCTTGTACCCCTTGGCCAACTGGCCCCAAGGCGACCGCAAATGCTGACGTCCGCCGCCGCCCTTGCTCTTGCCCTGGCCGCCGCCGTTCGGGTGGTCAATCGGGTTCATCGCCATGCCGCGCACATGCGGGCGGCGTCCCAACCAGCGGGCGCGTCCGGCCTTGCCGAGGCTGACATTTTCGTGCTGCACATTGCTGACCTGGCCGATGGTGGCATAGCAGGTTCCATGAACCAACCGGACTTCGCCGGAAGCCAATTTCACCTGCGCGTACTCCCCGCTCAAACCCATGAGAATCGCGGCTGATCCAGCCGAGCGCACCAACTGGGCGCCCCTGCCGGGAATGATCTCCACATTGTGGATCGAGGAGCCAATCGGAATATTTTTCAACGGCATCGAATTTCCGACTTCCGGGGGCGCCGTGGGGCCGGACTGCACTTTGGAGCCAACCTTGAGGCCCGCAGGGGCGACAATGTATGACTTCACGCCATCCGGATACTGAATGAGGGCGATGCGCGCCGAACGGTTGGGATCGTATTCCACCGCGAGGACTTCCGCCGCTTCCTGGCGTTTGCGCTTCCAATCAATCAAGCGGTAAAATTTCTTGTGCCCGCCGCCACGATGGCGCGAGGTCAGGCGCCCGTAATGGTTGCGTCCGCCCGTGCGCTTCAGGCTTTCGATGAGCGACTTCTCGGGTTTGCCCTTCGTGATTTCGCTGAAATCCGCCGTCGCGGTGAAGCGCAGGCTCGGGGTCAGGGGTCTGAAAGTTTTTAATGCCATATGCGTGTCCTCAGATCAGATCGATTTTCTCGCCTTCGCGCAGTGTCACAATCGCCTTTTTCCAGCTCGGCTTGCGTCCGAAGGCTGCCGTGCGTTCGCGTTTCTTTTTTCCAGTGATCCGCATGGTGTTTACGCCCTGGACCTTTTTCTTGAAAATTTCCTGCACGGCGAAGCGGATGTCCTGCTTCGTGGCCTTGGTGTCCACCACAAACACATACTGGTTGTGTTTTTCGGTCAGCTTCCCGGCTTTTTCCGTGATCCGCGCCGTCTTGATAATGTCGTATGGATTTTTCATGGCCTGTTATTTCAAACGGTTTGTCAGAATGGAGTAGGCGTCCTCGGCCAGCACCACCTGTTTGTAACGCAAAATCTGCTCCGCATTCACATCGACCGCATTGATCACCTCCACCTTCGGAATGTTGCGGGACGCCAGCATGGCCGTGGCATCCACCTGCTTGGTGATGATCAACAGCGATTCGGACAACTTGCTGTCCTTGATCCACCGGGCCAGCTCTTTCGTCTTGGGCGAGGTCAAACTGAATGCCGGGACCGAAAACAAACGGCCGGATTTGGCGGCTTCGCTCAACGCCTTGGTCAGGGCGAGACGCTTCACTTTTTTGCTCGTCGTCTTGGAGTAATCACGGGGGGCCGGTCCGAAAACCACGCCGCCGCCACGCCAGACGGGCGAGGAAGCATAACCGGCGCGCGCATTGCCCGTGCCTTTTTGGCGCCAGGGCTTTTTGCCGGAACCGGTCACCGTCGCCTTGGTGAGGGTCGAGTGCGTGCCGAGGCGGCGGTTCGCCTGATAGGCCACCACCGTGTCATGCAACGCCTGGGTGCCCCTGCCGTTGGCGATGAGTTTTACCGAGAGGGCCGTTTCAGCGGCCGCTAAATCCAAAGCTTTGGTTTTCATTTATTTCTTGGCCTCCGGAATTCTGGCGCCTTTGACGGAGTCGCGTATGATCACATAACTGCCGCGCGCGCCGGGGATCGCCCCCTTGATGACGAGCAGGTGGTCGTTCTCGCGAATCTGCACCACTTTCAAATTCTGTACC from Candidatus Methylacidiphilales bacterium includes these protein-coding regions:
- the rplB gene encoding 50S ribosomal protein L2; the protein is MALKTFRPLTPSLRFTATADFSEITKGKPEKSLIESLKRTGGRNHYGRLTSRHRGGGHKKFYRLIDWKRKRQEAAEVLAVEYDPNRSARIALIQYPDGVKSYIVAPAGLKVGSKVQSGPTAPPEVGNSMPLKNIPIGSSIHNVEIIPGRGAQLVRSAGSAAILMGLSGEYAQVKLASGEVRLVHGTCYATIGQVSNVQHENVSLGKAGRARWLGRRPHVRGMAMNPIDHPNGGGQGKSKGGGGRQHLRSPWGQLAKGYKTRQKHKPTDKFILERKKK
- the rplW gene encoding 50S ribosomal protein L23, coding for MKNPYDIIKTARITEKAGKLTEKHNQYVFVVDTKATKQDIRFAVQEIFKKKVQGVNTMRITGKKKRERTAAFGRKPSWKKAIVTLREGEKIDLI
- the rpsS gene encoding 30S ribosomal protein S19; this encodes MARSLKKGPFVDGHLMEKVEKQNSSGSKKAIKTWSRRSMITPDFVGHTFLVHNGKIFNSVFVTENMVGHRLGEFSLTRIFKKHGGHTEKVTK
- the rplD gene encoding 50S ribosomal protein L4, yielding MKTKALDLAAAETALSVKLIANGRGTQALHDTVVAYQANRRLGTHSTLTKATVTGSGKKPWRQKGTGNARAGYASSPVWRGGGVVFGPAPRDYSKTTSKKVKRLALTKALSEAAKSGRLFSVPAFSLTSPKTKELARWIKDSKLSESLLIITKQVDATAMLASRNIPKVEVINAVDVNAEQILRYKQVVLAEDAYSILTNRLK